From a region of the Thermus caldilimi genome:
- a CDS encoding RrF2 family transcriptional regulator: MWVSTKAQYGLRALVEIGLKAPEAVPLKEVAEAQGISQHYLEQIAAQLRRSGFIRSVRGARGGYRLARPPERVTALEVVEALEGSLAPVSCIEDPESCAKVGQCSTELLWKRVDLAMRQVLGSTTLKDLIEERKLIEAKRLIQLQPAG, translated from the coding sequence ATGTGGGTGTCCACGAAGGCCCAGTACGGCCTCAGGGCCCTGGTGGAGATCGGCCTCAAGGCTCCGGAGGCGGTGCCCCTCAAGGAGGTGGCGGAGGCCCAGGGCATCAGCCAGCACTACCTGGAGCAGATCGCGGCCCAGCTTAGGCGTTCGGGGTTCATCCGCTCCGTGCGGGGGGCCAGGGGAGGGTACCGCCTGGCTCGGCCTCCCGAGAGGGTAACGGCCCTCGAGGTGGTGGAGGCCCTCGAGGGTAGCCTGGCCCCGGTTTCCTGCATCGAGGACCCGGAGTCCTGCGCCAAGGTGGGGCAGTGCTCCACCGAACTCCTCTGGAAGCGGGTGGATCTGGCCATGCGCCAGGTTCTGGGGAGCACCACCTTGAAGGACCTCATCGAGGAGCGGAAGCTCATCGAGGCCAAGCGCTTGATTCAGCTTCAGCCCGCAGGCTAG
- a CDS encoding metal ABC transporter permease, with protein MLEALAYPFFQRALLAGLLVSLLSGLLSPFVVQRRLSFLGDGLAHAAFAGVALGLFLEGEPLYFALPFTFLVAMAITFVKERTELSEDTAIGVLFALSVALGAVFLSKAKGYVGDAMSYLFGSLLAVGPADLWAMALLLFLALFLLPLWGPLAYATFDRELALSDRVPVVFHDYLLSGFIAVSLVLAVKVVGIILVAAFLVIPGASARLLSRTFSGLTLLSLLLASLSTVLGLFLSFLLDWPSGASIVLLQAALFGLTFVKSAFSVGK; from the coding sequence GTGCTTGAAGCCCTCGCTTACCCCTTCTTTCAGCGGGCCCTCTTGGCGGGGCTTTTGGTGAGCCTCCTCTCCGGGCTCCTCTCCCCCTTCGTGGTGCAAAGACGGCTTTCTTTCCTGGGGGATGGGCTTGCCCATGCCGCCTTCGCTGGGGTGGCCCTGGGGCTTTTCCTAGAGGGGGAGCCGCTTTACTTCGCCCTTCCCTTCACCTTCCTGGTGGCCATGGCCATCACCTTCGTCAAGGAGCGGACCGAGCTTTCCGAGGACACGGCCATCGGGGTCCTCTTCGCCCTCTCCGTGGCCCTGGGGGCGGTCTTCCTTTCCAAGGCCAAGGGCTACGTGGGGGACGCCATGAGCTACCTCTTCGGCTCCCTTTTGGCGGTGGGGCCTGCGGACCTTTGGGCCATGGCCCTCCTCCTCTTCCTGGCCCTCTTCCTCCTTCCCCTGTGGGGGCCCTTGGCCTACGCCACCTTTGACCGGGAACTGGCCCTTTCCGACCGGGTGCCGGTGGTTTTTCACGACTACCTCCTTTCCGGCTTCATCGCCGTGAGCCTGGTGCTGGCGGTGAAGGTGGTGGGGATCATTTTGGTGGCGGCCTTTTTGGTGATCCCCGGGGCGTCGGCCAGGCTCTTGAGCCGAACCTTTTCCGGGCTCACCCTTCTTTCCCTCCTCCTGGCCTCCCTTTCCACGGTGCTCGGCCTCTTCCTTTCTTTCCTTCTGGACTGGCCCAGCGGGGCCAGCATCGTGCTTCTGCAGGCGGCCCTGTTCGGCCTTACCTTCGTGAAATCCGCATTTTCCGTGGGGAAATAA
- a CDS encoding metal ABC transporter ATP-binding protein: protein MLALEVQDLSVRFGEFRALEGVSLRVPQGAFVAIVGPNGAGKSTFLKALLGLVPFQGEVRVLERPLRETDPLWFGYVPQIKTFDRSFPALSVELVATGLRRRWPFRLTSQEREEALSALERVGAEDLAFRPLGRLSGGQLQRVYLARALIRKPRILLLDEPATGVDRVGEVDLYRYLEAYQQESGATVLMITHDWEAAHHASHVLVMNRRVVGFGPPERALTEECLRQAFGHLGHAHGLFVEGSRA from the coding sequence GTGTTGGCCCTCGAGGTCCAAGACCTGTCCGTGCGCTTTGGGGAGTTCAGGGCCCTGGAGGGCGTAAGCCTTAGGGTACCCCAGGGGGCCTTTGTGGCCATCGTTGGCCCCAACGGGGCGGGAAAGAGTACCTTCCTGAAAGCCCTCCTGGGCCTCGTGCCCTTCCAGGGGGAGGTGCGGGTCCTGGAGCGCCCCTTGAGGGAGACGGATCCTCTGTGGTTCGGCTACGTGCCCCAGATCAAGACCTTTGACCGCTCCTTCCCGGCCCTCTCCGTGGAGTTGGTGGCCACGGGCCTCAGGCGGCGCTGGCCCTTTCGCCTGACCTCCCAGGAGAGGGAGGAGGCCCTTTCCGCCTTGGAACGGGTAGGGGCGGAGGACCTTGCCTTCCGCCCCTTGGGCCGGCTTTCCGGGGGGCAGCTCCAGCGGGTCTATCTGGCCCGGGCCCTCATCCGCAAGCCGAGGATCCTCCTTCTGGACGAGCCCGCCACCGGGGTGGACCGGGTAGGGGAGGTGGACCTTTACCGGTATCTGGAGGCCTACCAGCAGGAGTCTGGGGCCACAGTGCTCATGATCACCCACGACTGGGAGGCTGCCCACCACGCCAGCCATGTCCTGGTGATGAACCGCAGGGTGGTGGGGTTTGGTCCGCCGGAGCGGGCCCTCACCGAGGAGTGCCTCCGCCAGGCCTTCGGCCACCTGGGCCACGCCCACGGGCTTTTCGTGGAGGGAAGCCGTGCTTGA